From Mus musculus strain C57BL/6J chromosome 17, GRCm38.p6 C57BL/6J, the proteins below share one genomic window:
- the Bag6 gene encoding large proline-rich protein BAG6 isoform 8 (isoform 8 is encoded by transcript variant 14): MEPSDSASTAMEEPDSLEVLVKTLDSQTRTFIVGAQMNVKEFKEHIAASVSIPSEKQRLIYQGRVLQDDKKLQEYNVGGKVIHLVERAPPQTQLPSGASSGTGSASATHGGAPLPGTRGPGASVHDRNANSYVMVGTFNLPSDGSAVDVHINMEQAPIQSEPRVRLVMAQHMIRDIQTLLSRMECRGGTQAQASQPPPQTPQTVASETVALNSQTSEPVESEAPPREPMESEEMEERPPTQTPELAPSGPAPAGPAPAGPAPAPETNAPNHPSPAEHVEVLQELQRLQRRLQPFLQRYCEVLGAAATTDYNNNHEGREEDQRLINLVGESLRLLGNTFVALSDLRCNLACAPPRHLHVVRPMSHYTTPMVLQQAAIPIQINVGTTVTMTGNGARPPPAPGAEAATPGSAQATSLPPSSTTVDSSTEGAPPPGPAPPPASSHPRVIRISHQSVEPVVMMHMNIQDSGAQPGGVPSAPTGPLGPPGHGQTLGQQVPGFPTAPTRVVIARPTPPQARPSHPGGPPVSGALGAGLGTNTSLAQMVSGLVGQLLMQPVLVAQGTPGMAQAQAQAQAQAQAQAQAPAPAPAPAPAPATASASAGTTNTATTAGPAPGGPAQPPPPQPSAADLQFSQLLGNLLGPAGPGAGGPGMASPTITVAMPGVPAFLQGMTDFLQASQTAPPPPPPPPPPPPAPEQQSTPPPGSPSGGTASPGGLGPESLPPEFFTSVVQGVLSSLLGSLGARAGSSESIAAFIQRLSGSSNIFEPGADGALGFFGALLSLLCQNFSMVDVVMLLHGHFQPLQRLQPQLRSFFHQHYLGGQEPTPSNIRMATHTLITGLEEYVRESFSLVQVQPGVDIIRTNLEFLQEQFNSIAAHVLHCTDSGFGARLLELCNQGLFECLALNLHCLGGQQMELAAVINGRIRRMSRGVNPSLVSWLTTMMGLRLQVVLEHMPVGPDAILRYVRRVGDPPQTLPEEPMEVQGAERTSPEPQRENASPAPGTTAEEAMSRGPPPAPEGGSRDEQDGASADAEPWAAAVPPQDIQSQRKVKPQPPLSDAYLSGMPAKRRKTMQGEGPQLLLSEAVSRAAKAAGARPLTSPESLSRDLEAPEVQESYRQQLRSDIQKRLQEDPNYSPQRFPNAHRAFADDP, encoded by the exons ATGGAGCCGAGTGATAGTGCCAGTACCGCTATGGAGGAGCCTGACAGCCTGGAGGTACTGGTGAAGACCCTGGACTCTCAGACTCGGACTTTTATTGTGGGGGCCCAG ATGAATGTAaaggagtttaaggaacacataGCTGCCTCTGTCAGCATCCCTTCCGAGAAACAGCGGCTCATCTACCAGGGCCGGGTCCTACAAGACGACAAGAAGCTCCAGGAGTACA ACGTTGGGGGAAAGGTTATTCACCTGGTGGAACGGGCTCCTCCTCAGACTCAGCTTCCttctggagcatcttctgggacaggctctgCCTCAGCAACTCATGGTGGGGCACCCCTGCCTGGCACTCGGGGCCCTGGGGCTTCTGTTCATGACCGGAATGCCAACAGCTATGTCATGGTTGGAACCTTCAATCTTCCT AGTGACGGCTCTGCTGTGGATGTTCACATCAACATGGAACAGGCCCCAATTCAG AGTGAGCCCCGGGTCCGGCTGGTGATGGCTCAGCACATGATTAGGGATATACAGACCTTACTGTCCCGGATGGAG TGTCGAGGGGGAACCCAAGCTCAGGCCAGTCAGCCACCCCCGCAGACACCGCAGACTGTGGCCTCAGAGacggtagccttgaactcacaaacatcAGAACCAGTCGAAAGTGAAGCTCCTCCTCGAGAGCCCATGGAGTCAGAAGAAATGGAGGAACGTCCCCCAACCCAGACTCCAGAGCTTGCGCCCTCAGGCCCAGCTCCCGCAGGCCCAGCTCCCGCAGGCCCAGCTCCCGCGCCAGAGACAAATGCACCCAA CCACCCTTCCCCCGCAGAGCACGTGGAGGTGCTCCAGGAGCTTCAGCGCTTGCAGCGCCGTCTTCAGCCTTTCCTACAGCGCTACTGCGAGGTCCTGGGCGCTGCTGCCACCACAGACTACAACAACAAC CATGAGGGCCGTGAGGAGGACCAGAGGTTGATCAACTTGGTTGGGGAGAGCCTGCGGCTACTGGGCAACACTTTCGTGGCATTGTCTGATCTGCGCTGCAATCTAGCCTGTGCACCCCCACGGCACCTGCACGTGGTTCGGCCTATGTCTCACTACACGACTCCCATGGTGCTCCAGCAGGCAGCCATTCCCATTCAG ATCAATGTGGGGACTACTGTGACCATGACAGGCAATGGGGCTCGGCCTCCACCAGCTCCTGGTGCGGAGGCAGCAACCCCAGGTTCTGCCCAGGCCacatccctgcctccctcttccaCCACTGTTGATTCATCAACTGAAGGAGCTCCCCCACCAGGGCCAGCACCGCCACCAGCCTCCAGCCACCCACGGGTCATCCGGATTTCCCACCAGAGTGTGGAGCCCGTGGTCATGATGCACATGAACATTCAAG ATTCTGGAGCACAGCCTGGTGGTGTGCCAAGTGCTCCCACTGGTCCACTGGGACCTCCTGGTCATGGACAGACCCTGG GACAGCAGGTGCCCGGCTTCCCAACAGCACCAACTCGGGTGGTGATTGCCCGGCCAACTCCTCCACAGGCTCGGCCTTCCCATCCTGGgggacctccagtctctggaGCTCTG GGCGCTGGGCTGGGTACAAACACTTCATTGGCCCAGATGGTGAGCGGCCTTGTGGGGCAACTTCTTATGCAGCCTGTTCTTGTGG CTCAGGGGACTCCAGGAATGGCTCAGgctcaggcccaggcccaggctcaggcccaggcccaggcccaggctccagctccggctccggctccagctccagctcctgccACTGCTTCAGCTAGTGCTGGTACTACCAACACAGCTACCACAGCTGGCCCTGCTCCTGGGGGTCCTGCccagcctccacctcctcagCCCTCTGCAGCTGATCTTCAGTTCTCTCAGCTCCTGGGAAATCTGCTGGGGCCTGCAGGGCCAGGGGCTGGGGGGCCAGGCATGGCTTCTCCCACCATCACTGTGGCAATGCCTGGTGTCCCTGCTTTTCTCCAGGGCATGACTGATTTTTTGCAG GCATCACAGACTGcccctccaccccctccacctcctccacccccaccccctgccccagagCAGCAGAGCACACCCCCACCAGGGTCTCCTTCTGGTGGAACAGCAAGCCCTGGAGGCTTAGGTCCTGAGAGCCTGCCACCAGAGTTTTTCACCTCAGTGGTGCAGGGCGTGTTGAGCTCCCTCCTGGGCTCCTTGGGGGCTCGAGCTGGCAGCAGTGAGAGTATCGCTGCCTTCATCCAACGCCTCAGTGGATCCAGCAACATCTTTGAGCCTGGGGCTGATGGCGCCCTTG GATTCTTCGGAGCTCTGCTCTCTCTCCTGTGCCAGAATTTCTCCATGGTGGATGTGGTGATGCTTCTCCATGGCCATTTCCAGCCACTGCAGCGGCTCCAGCCACAGCTGCGATCTTTCTTCCACCAGCACTACCTGGGTGGCCAGGAGCCCACGCCTAGCAACATCCGG ATGGCGACCCACACACTGATCACTGGGCTGGAAGAGTATGTAAGGGAGAGTTTT TCTTTGGTACAGGTTCAGCCAGGTGTGGATATCATCCGGACAAATTTAGAATTTCTCCAAGAGCAGTTTAACAGCATTGCTGCTCATGTGCTGCACTGTACAG ACAGTGGATTTGGAGCCCGGTTGCTGGAGCTGTGTAACCAGGgcctgtttgaatgcttggccctgaACCTCCACTGCTTGGGGGGACAGCAAATGGAGCTTGCTGCTGTCATCAATGGTCGAATT CGCCGCATGTCTCGCGGGGTGAATCCATCCTTGGTGAGCTGGCTGACAACCATGATGGGACTGAGGCTTCAGGTGGTCTTGGAGCACATGCCTGTGGGTCCCGACGCCATCCTCAGATATGTTCGTAGGGTTGGTGATCCTCCTCAG ACACTTCCTGAAGAGCCGATGGAAGTTCAGGGAGCAGAAAGAACTTCCCCTGAACCTCAG AGAGAGAATGCTTCCCCAGCCCCTGGAACAACAGCAGAAGAAGCCATGTCCCGAGGCCCGCCCCCTGCTCCTGAAGGAGGTTCCCGAGATGAACAGGATGGAGCTTCAGCTGATGCAGAACCCTGGGCAGCTGCAGTCCCCCCT CAGGACATTCAGAGCCAGCGGAAGGTGAAACCTCAGCCGCCCCTGAGTGATGCCTACCTCAGTGGCATGCCTGCCAAGAGACGAAAG ACAATGCAGGGTGAGGGCCCCCAGCTGCTACTCTCAGAGGCAGTGAGCCGGGCAGCTAAGGCAGCCGGAGCTCGGCCCCTGACAAGCCCCGAGAGCCTGAGCCGGGACCTGGAGGCACCAGAGGTTCAGGAGAGCTACAGGCAGCAG CTCCGGTCTGATATCCAAAAACGACTGCAGGAAGATCCCAACTACAGCCCCCAGCGCTTCCCTAATGCCCATCGGGCATTTGCTGATGACCCCTAG
- the Bag6 gene encoding large proline-rich protein BAG6 isoform 11 (isoform 11 is encoded by transcript variant 22), which yields MEPSDSASTAMEEPDSLEVLVKTLDSQTRTFIVGAQMNVKEFKEHIAASVSIPSEKQRLIYQGRVLQDDKKLQEYNVGGKVIHLVERAPPQTQLPSGASSGTGSASATHGGAPLPGTRGPGASVHDRNANSYVMVGTFNLPSEPRVRLVMAQHMIRDIQTLLSRMECRGGTQAQASQPPPQTPQTVASETVALNSQTSEPVESEAPPREPMESEEMEERPPTQTPELAPSGPAPAGPAPAGPAPAPETNAPNHPSPAEHVEVLQELQRLQRRLQPFLQRYCEVLGAAATTDYNNNHEGREEDQRLINLVGESLRLLGNTFVALSDLRCNLACAPPRHLHVVRPMSHYTTPMVLQQAAIPIQINVGTTVTMTGNGARPPPAPGAEAATPGSAQATSLPPSSTTVDSSTEGAPPPGPAPPPASSHPRVIRISHQSVEPVVMMHMNIQDSGAQPGGVPSAPTGPLGPPGHGQTLGQQVPGFPTAPTRVVIARPTPPQARPSHPGGPPVSGALGAGLGTNTSLAQMVSGLVGQLLMQPVLVAQGTPGMAQAQAQAQAQAQAQAQAPAPAPAPAPAPATASASAGTTNTATTAGPAPGGPAQPPPPQPSAADLQFSQLLGNLLGPAGPGAGGPGMASPTITVAMPGVPAFLQGMTDFLQASQTAPPPPPPPPPPPPAPEQQSTPPPGSPSGGTASPGGLGPESLPPEFFTSVVQGVLSSLLGSLGARAGSSESIAAFIQRLSGSSNIFEPGADGALGFFGALLSLLCQNFSMVDVVMLLHGHFQPLQRLQPQLRSFFHQHYLGGQEPTPSNIRMATHTLITGLEEYVRESFSLVQVQPGVDIIRTNLEFLQEQFNSIAAHVLHCTDSGFGARLLELCNQGLFECLALNLHCLGGQQMELAAVINGRIRRMSRGVNPSLVSWLTTMMGLRLQVVLEHMPVGPDAILRYVRRVGDPPQTLPEEPMEVQGAERTSPEPQRENASPAPGTTAEEAMSRGPPPAPEGGSRDEQDGASADAEPWAAAVPPEWVPIIQQDIQSQRKVKPQPPLSDAYLSGMPAKRRKTMQGEGPQLLLSEAVSRAAKAAGARPLTSPESLSRDLEAPEVQESYRQQLRSDIQKRLQEDPNYSPQRFPNAHRAFADDP from the exons ATGGAGCCGAGTGATAGTGCCAGTACCGCTATGGAGGAGCCTGACAGCCTGGAGGTACTGGTGAAGACCCTGGACTCTCAGACTCGGACTTTTATTGTGGGGGCCCAG ATGAATGTAaaggagtttaaggaacacataGCTGCCTCTGTCAGCATCCCTTCCGAGAAACAGCGGCTCATCTACCAGGGCCGGGTCCTACAAGACGACAAGAAGCTCCAGGAGTACA ACGTTGGGGGAAAGGTTATTCACCTGGTGGAACGGGCTCCTCCTCAGACTCAGCTTCCttctggagcatcttctgggacaggctctgCCTCAGCAACTCATGGTGGGGCACCCCTGCCTGGCACTCGGGGCCCTGGGGCTTCTGTTCATGACCGGAATGCCAACAGCTATGTCATGGTTGGAACCTTCAATCTTCCT AGTGAGCCCCGGGTCCGGCTGGTGATGGCTCAGCACATGATTAGGGATATACAGACCTTACTGTCCCGGATGGAG TGTCGAGGGGGAACCCAAGCTCAGGCCAGTCAGCCACCCCCGCAGACACCGCAGACTGTGGCCTCAGAGacggtagccttgaactcacaaacatcAGAACCAGTCGAAAGTGAAGCTCCTCCTCGAGAGCCCATGGAGTCAGAAGAAATGGAGGAACGTCCCCCAACCCAGACTCCAGAGCTTGCGCCCTCAGGCCCAGCTCCCGCAGGCCCAGCTCCCGCAGGCCCAGCTCCCGCGCCAGAGACAAATGCACCCAA CCACCCTTCCCCCGCAGAGCACGTGGAGGTGCTCCAGGAGCTTCAGCGCTTGCAGCGCCGTCTTCAGCCTTTCCTACAGCGCTACTGCGAGGTCCTGGGCGCTGCTGCCACCACAGACTACAACAACAAC CATGAGGGCCGTGAGGAGGACCAGAGGTTGATCAACTTGGTTGGGGAGAGCCTGCGGCTACTGGGCAACACTTTCGTGGCATTGTCTGATCTGCGCTGCAATCTAGCCTGTGCACCCCCACGGCACCTGCACGTGGTTCGGCCTATGTCTCACTACACGACTCCCATGGTGCTCCAGCAGGCAGCCATTCCCATTCAG ATCAATGTGGGGACTACTGTGACCATGACAGGCAATGGGGCTCGGCCTCCACCAGCTCCTGGTGCGGAGGCAGCAACCCCAGGTTCTGCCCAGGCCacatccctgcctccctcttccaCCACTGTTGATTCATCAACTGAAGGAGCTCCCCCACCAGGGCCAGCACCGCCACCAGCCTCCAGCCACCCACGGGTCATCCGGATTTCCCACCAGAGTGTGGAGCCCGTGGTCATGATGCACATGAACATTCAAG ATTCTGGAGCACAGCCTGGTGGTGTGCCAAGTGCTCCCACTGGTCCACTGGGACCTCCTGGTCATGGACAGACCCTGG GACAGCAGGTGCCCGGCTTCCCAACAGCACCAACTCGGGTGGTGATTGCCCGGCCAACTCCTCCACAGGCTCGGCCTTCCCATCCTGGgggacctccagtctctggaGCTCTG GGCGCTGGGCTGGGTACAAACACTTCATTGGCCCAGATGGTGAGCGGCCTTGTGGGGCAACTTCTTATGCAGCCTGTTCTTGTGG CTCAGGGGACTCCAGGAATGGCTCAGgctcaggcccaggcccaggctcaggcccaggcccaggcccaggctccagctccggctccggctccagctccagctcctgccACTGCTTCAGCTAGTGCTGGTACTACCAACACAGCTACCACAGCTGGCCCTGCTCCTGGGGGTCCTGCccagcctccacctcctcagCCCTCTGCAGCTGATCTTCAGTTCTCTCAGCTCCTGGGAAATCTGCTGGGGCCTGCAGGGCCAGGGGCTGGGGGGCCAGGCATGGCTTCTCCCACCATCACTGTGGCAATGCCTGGTGTCCCTGCTTTTCTCCAGGGCATGACTGATTTTTTGCAG GCATCACAGACTGcccctccaccccctccacctcctccacccccaccccctgccccagagCAGCAGAGCACACCCCCACCAGGGTCTCCTTCTGGTGGAACAGCAAGCCCTGGAGGCTTAGGTCCTGAGAGCCTGCCACCAGAGTTTTTCACCTCAGTGGTGCAGGGCGTGTTGAGCTCCCTCCTGGGCTCCTTGGGGGCTCGAGCTGGCAGCAGTGAGAGTATCGCTGCCTTCATCCAACGCCTCAGTGGATCCAGCAACATCTTTGAGCCTGGGGCTGATGGCGCCCTTG GATTCTTCGGAGCTCTGCTCTCTCTCCTGTGCCAGAATTTCTCCATGGTGGATGTGGTGATGCTTCTCCATGGCCATTTCCAGCCACTGCAGCGGCTCCAGCCACAGCTGCGATCTTTCTTCCACCAGCACTACCTGGGTGGCCAGGAGCCCACGCCTAGCAACATCCGG ATGGCGACCCACACACTGATCACTGGGCTGGAAGAGTATGTAAGGGAGAGTTTT TCTTTGGTACAGGTTCAGCCAGGTGTGGATATCATCCGGACAAATTTAGAATTTCTCCAAGAGCAGTTTAACAGCATTGCTGCTCATGTGCTGCACTGTACAG ACAGTGGATTTGGAGCCCGGTTGCTGGAGCTGTGTAACCAGGgcctgtttgaatgcttggccctgaACCTCCACTGCTTGGGGGGACAGCAAATGGAGCTTGCTGCTGTCATCAATGGTCGAATT CGCCGCATGTCTCGCGGGGTGAATCCATCCTTGGTGAGCTGGCTGACAACCATGATGGGACTGAGGCTTCAGGTGGTCTTGGAGCACATGCCTGTGGGTCCCGACGCCATCCTCAGATATGTTCGTAGGGTTGGTGATCCTCCTCAG ACACTTCCTGAAGAGCCGATGGAAGTTCAGGGAGCAGAAAGAACTTCCCCTGAACCTCAG AGAGAGAATGCTTCCCCAGCCCCTGGAACAACAGCAGAAGAAGCCATGTCCCGAGGCCCGCCCCCTGCTCCTGAAGGAGGTTCCCGAGATGAACAGGATGGAGCTTCAGCTGATGCAGAACCCTGGGCAGCTGCAGTCCCCCCT gaaTGGGTCCCTATTATCCAGCAGGACATTCAGAGCCAGCGGAAGGTGAAACCTCAGCCGCCCCTGAGTGATGCCTACCTCAGTGGCATGCCTGCCAAGAGACGAAAG ACAATGCAGGGTGAGGGCCCCCAGCTGCTACTCTCAGAGGCAGTGAGCCGGGCAGCTAAGGCAGCCGGAGCTCGGCCCCTGACAAGCCCCGAGAGCCTGAGCCGGGACCTGGAGGCACCAGAGGTTCAGGAGAGCTACAGGCAGCAG CTCCGGTCTGATATCCAAAAACGACTGCAGGAAGATCCCAACTACAGCCCCCAGCGCTTCCCTAATGCCCATCGGGCATTTGCTGATGACCCCTAG
- the Bag6 gene encoding large proline-rich protein BAG6 isoform 2 (isoform 2 is encoded by transcript variant 11), whose product MEPSDSASTAMEEPDSLEVLVKTLDSQTRTFIVGAQMNVKEFKEHIAASVSIPSEKQRLIYQGRVLQDDKKLQEYNVGGKVIHLVERAPPQTQLPSGASSGTGSASATHGGAPLPGTRGPGASVHDRNANSYVMVGTFNLPSDGSAVDVHINMEQAPIQSEPRVRLVMAQHMIRDIQTLLSRMECRGGTQAQASQPPPQTPQTVASETVALNSQTSEPVESEAPPREPMESEEMEERPPTQTPELAPSGPAPAGPAPAGPAPAPETNAPNHPSPAEHVEVLQELQRLQRRLQPFLQRYCEVLGAAATTDYNNNHEGREEDQRLINLVGESLRLLGNTFVALSDLRCNLACAPPRHLHVVRPMSHYTTPMVLQQAAIPIQINVGTTVTMTGNGARPPPAPGAEAATPGSAQATSLPPSSTTVDSSTEGAPPPGPAPPPASSHPRVIRISHQSVEPVVMMHMNIQDSGAQPGGVPSAPTGPLGPPGHGQTLGQQVPGFPTAPTRVVIARPTPPQARPSHPGGPPVSGALGAGLGTNTSLAQMVSGLVGQLLMQPVLVAQGTPGMAQAQAQAQAQAQAQAQAPAPAPAPAPAPATASASAGTTNTATTAGPAPGGPAQPPPPQPSAADLQFSQLLGNLLGPAGPGAGGPGMASPTITVAMPGVPAFLQGMTDFLQASQTAPPPPPPPPPPPPAPEQQSTPPPGSPSGGTASPGGLGPESLPPEFFTSVVQGVLSSLLGSLGARAGSSESIAAFIQRLSGSSNIFEPGADGALGFFGALLSLLCQNFSMVDVVMLLHGHFQPLQRLQPQLRSFFHQHYLGGQEPTPSNIRMATHTLITGLEEYVRESFSLVQVQPGVDIIRTNLEFLQEQFNSIAAHVLHCTDSGFGARLLELCNQGLFECLALNLHCLGGQQMELAAVINGRIRRMSRGVNPSLVSWLTTMMGLRLQVVLEHMPVGPDAILRYVRRVGDPPQTLPEEPMEVQGAERTSPEPQRENASPAPGTTAEEAMSRGPPPAPEGGSRDEQDGASADAEPWAAAVPPEWVPIIQQDIQSQRKVKPQPPLSDAYLSGMPAKRRKTMQGEGPQLLLSEAVSRAAKAAGARPLTSPESLSRDLEAPEVQESYRQQLRSDIQKRLQEDPNYSPQRFPNAHRAFADDP is encoded by the exons ATGGAGCCGAGTGATAGTGCCAGTACCGCTATGGAGGAGCCTGACAGCCTGGAGGTACTGGTGAAGACCCTGGACTCTCAGACTCGGACTTTTATTGTGGGGGCCCAG ATGAATGTAaaggagtttaaggaacacataGCTGCCTCTGTCAGCATCCCTTCCGAGAAACAGCGGCTCATCTACCAGGGCCGGGTCCTACAAGACGACAAGAAGCTCCAGGAGTACA ACGTTGGGGGAAAGGTTATTCACCTGGTGGAACGGGCTCCTCCTCAGACTCAGCTTCCttctggagcatcttctgggacaggctctgCCTCAGCAACTCATGGTGGGGCACCCCTGCCTGGCACTCGGGGCCCTGGGGCTTCTGTTCATGACCGGAATGCCAACAGCTATGTCATGGTTGGAACCTTCAATCTTCCT AGTGACGGCTCTGCTGTGGATGTTCACATCAACATGGAACAGGCCCCAATTCAG AGTGAGCCCCGGGTCCGGCTGGTGATGGCTCAGCACATGATTAGGGATATACAGACCTTACTGTCCCGGATGGAG TGTCGAGGGGGAACCCAAGCTCAGGCCAGTCAGCCACCCCCGCAGACACCGCAGACTGTGGCCTCAGAGacggtagccttgaactcacaaacatcAGAACCAGTCGAAAGTGAAGCTCCTCCTCGAGAGCCCATGGAGTCAGAAGAAATGGAGGAACGTCCCCCAACCCAGACTCCAGAGCTTGCGCCCTCAGGCCCAGCTCCCGCAGGCCCAGCTCCCGCAGGCCCAGCTCCCGCGCCAGAGACAAATGCACCCAA CCACCCTTCCCCCGCAGAGCACGTGGAGGTGCTCCAGGAGCTTCAGCGCTTGCAGCGCCGTCTTCAGCCTTTCCTACAGCGCTACTGCGAGGTCCTGGGCGCTGCTGCCACCACAGACTACAACAACAAC CATGAGGGCCGTGAGGAGGACCAGAGGTTGATCAACTTGGTTGGGGAGAGCCTGCGGCTACTGGGCAACACTTTCGTGGCATTGTCTGATCTGCGCTGCAATCTAGCCTGTGCACCCCCACGGCACCTGCACGTGGTTCGGCCTATGTCTCACTACACGACTCCCATGGTGCTCCAGCAGGCAGCCATTCCCATTCAG ATCAATGTGGGGACTACTGTGACCATGACAGGCAATGGGGCTCGGCCTCCACCAGCTCCTGGTGCGGAGGCAGCAACCCCAGGTTCTGCCCAGGCCacatccctgcctccctcttccaCCACTGTTGATTCATCAACTGAAGGAGCTCCCCCACCAGGGCCAGCACCGCCACCAGCCTCCAGCCACCCACGGGTCATCCGGATTTCCCACCAGAGTGTGGAGCCCGTGGTCATGATGCACATGAACATTCAAG ATTCTGGAGCACAGCCTGGTGGTGTGCCAAGTGCTCCCACTGGTCCACTGGGACCTCCTGGTCATGGACAGACCCTGG GACAGCAGGTGCCCGGCTTCCCAACAGCACCAACTCGGGTGGTGATTGCCCGGCCAACTCCTCCACAGGCTCGGCCTTCCCATCCTGGgggacctccagtctctggaGCTCTG GGCGCTGGGCTGGGTACAAACACTTCATTGGCCCAGATGGTGAGCGGCCTTGTGGGGCAACTTCTTATGCAGCCTGTTCTTGTGG CTCAGGGGACTCCAGGAATGGCTCAGgctcaggcccaggcccaggctcaggcccaggcccaggcccaggctccagctccggctccggctccagctccagctcctgccACTGCTTCAGCTAGTGCTGGTACTACCAACACAGCTACCACAGCTGGCCCTGCTCCTGGGGGTCCTGCccagcctccacctcctcagCCCTCTGCAGCTGATCTTCAGTTCTCTCAGCTCCTGGGAAATCTGCTGGGGCCTGCAGGGCCAGGGGCTGGGGGGCCAGGCATGGCTTCTCCCACCATCACTGTGGCAATGCCTGGTGTCCCTGCTTTTCTCCAGGGCATGACTGATTTTTTGCAG GCATCACAGACTGcccctccaccccctccacctcctccacccccaccccctgccccagagCAGCAGAGCACACCCCCACCAGGGTCTCCTTCTGGTGGAACAGCAAGCCCTGGAGGCTTAGGTCCTGAGAGCCTGCCACCAGAGTTTTTCACCTCAGTGGTGCAGGGCGTGTTGAGCTCCCTCCTGGGCTCCTTGGGGGCTCGAGCTGGCAGCAGTGAGAGTATCGCTGCCTTCATCCAACGCCTCAGTGGATCCAGCAACATCTTTGAGCCTGGGGCTGATGGCGCCCTTG GATTCTTCGGAGCTCTGCTCTCTCTCCTGTGCCAGAATTTCTCCATGGTGGATGTGGTGATGCTTCTCCATGGCCATTTCCAGCCACTGCAGCGGCTCCAGCCACAGCTGCGATCTTTCTTCCACCAGCACTACCTGGGTGGCCAGGAGCCCACGCCTAGCAACATCCGG ATGGCGACCCACACACTGATCACTGGGCTGGAAGAGTATGTAAGGGAGAGTTTT TCTTTGGTACAGGTTCAGCCAGGTGTGGATATCATCCGGACAAATTTAGAATTTCTCCAAGAGCAGTTTAACAGCATTGCTGCTCATGTGCTGCACTGTACAG ACAGTGGATTTGGAGCCCGGTTGCTGGAGCTGTGTAACCAGGgcctgtttgaatgcttggccctgaACCTCCACTGCTTGGGGGGACAGCAAATGGAGCTTGCTGCTGTCATCAATGGTCGAATT CGCCGCATGTCTCGCGGGGTGAATCCATCCTTGGTGAGCTGGCTGACAACCATGATGGGACTGAGGCTTCAGGTGGTCTTGGAGCACATGCCTGTGGGTCCCGACGCCATCCTCAGATATGTTCGTAGGGTTGGTGATCCTCCTCAG ACACTTCCTGAAGAGCCGATGGAAGTTCAGGGAGCAGAAAGAACTTCCCCTGAACCTCAG AGAGAGAATGCTTCCCCAGCCCCTGGAACAACAGCAGAAGAAGCCATGTCCCGAGGCCCGCCCCCTGCTCCTGAAGGAGGTTCCCGAGATGAACAGGATGGAGCTTCAGCTGATGCAGAACCCTGGGCAGCTGCAGTCCCCCCT gaaTGGGTCCCTATTATCCAGCAGGACATTCAGAGCCAGCGGAAGGTGAAACCTCAGCCGCCCCTGAGTGATGCCTACCTCAGTGGCATGCCTGCCAAGAGACGAAAG ACAATGCAGGGTGAGGGCCCCCAGCTGCTACTCTCAGAGGCAGTGAGCCGGGCAGCTAAGGCAGCCGGAGCTCGGCCCCTGACAAGCCCCGAGAGCCTGAGCCGGGACCTGGAGGCACCAGAGGTTCAGGAGAGCTACAGGCAGCAG CTCCGGTCTGATATCCAAAAACGACTGCAGGAAGATCCCAACTACAGCCCCCAGCGCTTCCCTAATGCCCATCGGGCATTTGCTGATGACCCCTAG